The genomic region ACCAGAGAAGTTTAGCCAAGAGCAGGGCAAGCCTGATGGTGAGAATTCTTTTTCAGAGGCCACTATACCCCATACCATTTTTTCCCCCTGCAAGATCTCAGACACAGTTTGCAACATTCCCTGAAATTTTGAACCCCCAAGTTGGAAGTGCTGCGGGGGACTTGTGGCTCTTCTCCCAGCTTTTTTGACCCCTGGCCCACACGCAGAGGATTTGGGGCCACTTTATTTCTATACTGCAAGGCAAGAGACAGGGATGAGGAAGTTAATTTAGATGTCCATGAAGGAAGGCATTGGGGTCGGCTCAGGCCAGGTAGCTTTTCAATCCCCCTAACTTCAGCCTGGCTGTGCAGCCCCAGGAGGTGTGGGGTGTGGGGGGTCAGGGTGGGGGTGTGCCCTGCCCTCTGTAGACTCTGCATGAAGATCTTGGGCCCGGCAGGGCCACTCATTGGAAGGAACTTGCCCAGACTGAGAATAAAGTGTGTCCTCtttctgggggaggggaagaggggccAATGGCCCATGGCAAATATTTGGGAGCTGCTTTGCCAAGGGCTCTCTTCCTGGCCAAGAGTGTATTGATGGGAAAACCACGGCGCTGGACTCAAGTGGTTAATTGGGAAGGCAGAGGAGCAAGGAAACTCAGTGTTCTCTTGCTCTGCCCCAGTTTTGAAGACATTGCCGGCATCCCCACCAAGCAGGGCTCGTGGTGGCGGTGTCATGGCACATTAACTCCAGCAGAGCACTTTCCACTGGGCCTCTCAGGTTCTCCCGCACCCATGAGTCCAGCTGCTGGGGGAAGAGCCAGCAACACTCCCACAATGAAATTCCTAGAAGCCCCTGgttgaaaacataaaaaaagactCTAAAGGGAAAAGGGGGACTAAAGATAAATGTCATTACATCTCTCTCCAGTGACAGGAAGGTACATTCAGACCCCTCAGGGTCGGAGGATGTCTAGTAGTTGATGTCTGGGTTCCCCAGGACCACGGGAACAGTTTGGGTGTGAGTTCTGTGGGATTTCAGCCTCGGTGTTCTAAATTGGCACACCCAGCATCATTTAACCCTGGATTGCTCTAGCACCCTGGGCAGTCCACAGTGCAAGGCCACATATTTGAATCCTAGCAAGTGCGCACTCCTAACGCTGTTTGCCGAGCGCGGGGCAGAGACCCCTCCACCCTCAGCCCTCCTCACAGACTGATGAGGCCAGCCTTCTAAAGGACGTGCTGGGCAAATTACAAAAGCTTCACCAAGGCCTTGGCAAAGGCGGAGGGAAAGGTTTGTTAATCCGATTCAGCCCCAGGCTGTGCCCCAGCACTGCACACGTCACGGTGGGGAGCAAAACTCACATAACCATCTTCTCCTCGCAGTGCGGGTACTTTGGCTTCATTTCCAGCTTCTTCACGTCGCTGTAGCGGATTTTGGGCCCCTTCCGGGAGCACTTGCATTTGGATCCTGCGGGAGAGAGCGCGGGTGCTGCTCAATTGCGCAAGGGGTCTCTTGCTCCACAATCGTCCTAGGTGTCCACCCAGACCATCCCCACCCCGGGATCCCAGGATACCTAGTAGTTGATGTCTGGGTTCCCTGGGACTGACCCGGACGGCGATAAGGGGACCTCTCGGCACTCACCGTCCACGCGCCCGGCGCATAGCGCCAGGAGCAGCAGGAGCAGCGCAGCCGCCAGGAGCCTCATGCTGGCCGGAGGGGCGCAGCGCGGAGCAGGGACGCTAGGAGGGCGCCGGCGGGTGCGTGGAGCGGCCCGGAGACGCCGCCGGGCTCGGCTGTCTCGGCTCAGAGCACGCCTCTGGGCTGGGCTCTTTCCAGCTGCGCCCGTCGGTGGGTATCCCGAGCTGTCTGTCGCTGCACGCTGCGCTTTGCGCTCAACGATCTCTCCTCAGCCTCCCTCCGCCCGCCCTGGCCTCTTTTAAATTCGCTCCTGCCCTCGCAGCGAGCGAGCTCATTAATATGCAGAACCACTCGGTGACTCACTGAGATTTCTCAatgtggtggggggaggagacCTTCCCAGCCCGCCCCAGGACCCGGTCGCGATCGCAGCAGCGCACACTTGGAGccacgcgcacacacgcacactcacatCCGCTATCCTCTTGCTAACTCGCTCGCACAAGCTCTCCTTCGCACACTTTGCACACCCAGACCACAGCTTGCACACATCCAGTGCAGCTGCTCTGTCTGGGAAGGCCGGACCGTGAAGAGGCTGCTGAAGGGCACTGTTTTTTTGATTCACGTGGATCCCTCTCTAGCCATACAGGCCTATTGTTTCCAGCTGATGGGAGACCCAGGCCTGGGCCCAGATGCTTGGGGGAAGACCTAGAGGGTTTTCCAGGCAGTTGCTAAGTGTGAGTGTCAGCAGGCCTTACCCCTAGGGTGAGGGCAGTCCCTGTTGGGCCAGCAGCTCTGGTGTCCAGAACACAAAGCCAGGTCTTTATAGGGACTTGTCATAGATTGTACAGGAGCAAAGCCAATGGCTGCTGTCCCTGAACTGACTCAAAGAGAGTATGGGGGTGGTTTTGGGCAGTCCCAGAGGAAGGCTTCCTAAAGTAGGGTCTGTAGCCTAGTGGCCCTGTGGCTGGGGGCTGAGGGAACCAGGAGGACTCCCTGCTGTCACATTCTTCTTCAAAGCCAGGCAGAGGCCAAGTAGGAGCCATGACAGTGGTAAATACTTGGATGAGGGCCCTCCCATGTTCCAGACATTGCATCAAGCTTTGGGGTTAGTGGTATGGGACCAGCCACGGTGGCAAAAATTCCGACCACACTACTTACCCACACAGTGACTTCAACACTCAAAGGCCTCTTTTCATGTGTAGGTCATCACAGAGAGGCTGTGAAAAGTACATAAGGTCATAAAGTACTTAGCAGGATGCCTGACACACAGTGCCAGGAAATGGTACTTTTTGCCATCATTagtatacaacacacacacacacacacacacacacacacacacgcaaatttTGAGTCAGCCAACTCCCCTCCAAGTTggtacttttaatttatttgacaGGTGCAGAAACAGGAGAAGTTCAGAGAGAAGAACCAGCTTGCTCAAGGTCATATAGCCAGGAAACGGGTCTAAGTTAGGAGATGCCCCTGGGTACGTGGCTGCAGAACTGGGCCTCATGTTCCCGGGCCACTCTGCTGCCTTTGGGCCTATCGCCCTGCAGGTCTGTTGATGAGCTCTGGGACAGAGCATCTCAGGTtctggagggaagggggaggactTGTCTCCCAGGCCAGAGCCCCAATGCTGTGCTGTCAGCCTGACAGCTCTCCGGGGGTCTAAGTGCCCAGAGGGGCTTCTGGATGGGAGGGGACAATTTGCAGGGGCAGAGTAGGAAGAATCTATGCTCTCTGTTCCCAGCTGGATGGTGTTTGCTGCCTCTAGAGGAATTTGAGCCCTGAAGAACAAGCAGAGTCCATGTCCACAGTTGCA from Castor canadensis chromosome 16, mCasCan1.hap1v2, whole genome shotgun sequence harbors:
- the Cxcl14 gene encoding C-X-C motif chemokine 14, which gives rise to MRLLAAALLLLLLALCAGRVDGSKCKCSRKGPKIRYSDVKKLEMKPKYPHCEEKMVIITTKSVSRYRGQEHCLHPKLQSTKRFIKWYNAWNEKRRVYEE